The Helianthus annuus cultivar XRQ/B chromosome 16, HanXRQr2.0-SUNRISE, whole genome shotgun sequence genome includes a window with the following:
- the LOC110919392 gene encoding uncharacterized protein LOC110919392, producing the protein MGRREEEAARLRAEAEELVKVARAGAEQLKKDRAAFEKQKQTEEWATTAELKQAEARAVKALEEAKEAGARAAKALEEAKERESRASKALEEANAERTRLNQADVQTHEAKLADITARVTVAEERANEAVEARDALTSSFNQLEADREWMRSHGIARIVKAIMDAPETAIGIDLIKQRARDAGFKAGYNRCIGHINVLYRGGYTNERSGFRDVDTEALLEAAVASFYDMSLSSVEKLDECLDAADYVDRLRMLYADAEEENTAGDVQDGAELYVNPLCTTWVHEFFEYKV; encoded by the exons ATGGGTCGCAGGGAGGAGGAGGCTGCGCGCTTGCGGGCCGAGGCGGAGGAGTTGGTCAAGGTTGCTCGTGCGGGTGCAGAGCAGCTTAAAAAAGATAGGGCTGCTTTTGAAAAGCAGAAGCAAACCGAGGAGTGGGCTACGACTGCTGAGCtcaaacag GCGGAGGCCCGGGCtgtaaaggcgcttgaagaggccaaagaggcGGGGGCCCGTGCTgcaaaggctcttgaagaggccaaggagaGGGAGAGTCGTGCTTCGAAGGCTCTTGAAGAAGCGAATGCTGAGCGCACCCGTTTGAATCAG GCTGATGTGCAGACTCACGAGGCCAAGCTTGCAGATATTACTGCCCGCGTGACTGTAGCGGAAGAGCGGGCTAATGAGGCTGTCGAGGCCAGAGATGCCCTGACCTCTTCGTTTAATCAGCttgaggctgaccgtgagtggatgcggagtcacgGTATTGCACGT ATTGTTAAAGCTATCATGGACGCGCCTGAGACCGCAATTGGTATAGACTTGATTAAGCAGCGTGCCCGTgatgctggttttaaagctggttataaccgctgtatCGGCCATATAAACGTTTTATATCGAGGCGGTTACACTAATGAACGGTCCGGGTTTCGTGATGTGGACACCGAAGCGCTTCTTGAGGCGGCCGTTGCATCATTTTATGACATGTCTCTCTCTTCTGTTGAGAAGCTTGATGAATGCTTAGATGCAGCGGACTATGTAGACCGGTTGCGGATGTTATATGCCGATGCGGAAGAGGAAAATACCGCTGGTGACGTccaagatggcgcgg aactttatgtaaatccgttGTGCACCACGTGGGTgcatgaattttttgaatataaagtttaa